A genomic window from Ruegeria sp. TM1040 includes:
- a CDS encoding nucleotide-binding protein, with protein MRHVFQFISALGVALFLTTCVNAETIGPREAAQNIGSYSTVEGVVSQVSRSRNGTTFINFGGRFPNHVFYGVIFKKHAHKFQNLDGLVGKSVAIGGTINLYKGKPQIIVFSPEQITQR; from the coding sequence ATGCGCCACGTATTTCAGTTCATTTCAGCACTAGGCGTTGCACTGTTTCTCACAACCTGCGTCAACGCGGAGACTATCGGCCCTCGTGAAGCAGCTCAGAACATAGGAAGCTACTCGACGGTTGAAGGAGTGGTTTCTCAAGTGTCGAGAAGTCGGAATGGCACGACCTTTATCAACTTCGGCGGTCGCTTTCCCAATCATGTCTTTTATGGCGTCATTTTCAAGAAACACGCGCATAAGTTCCAAAATCTAGACGGTCTAGTTGGGAAATCCGTAGCTATAGGTGGAACCATCAACCTCTACAAAGGTAAGCCCCAGATCATAGTGTTTTCACCAGAACAGATCACACAACGATAA
- a CDS encoding thermonuclease family protein, with amino-acid sequence MFSASLHVRDADTIIVDGTPVRLNGVDAPELKTSAGKDAKRWVVNYLRGKSITCKLNGERTYDRWVGICFADGEDIGAAVIAAGHALDCRRYSGGRYRNLETPSARSRIKRAPYCD; translated from the coding sequence GTGTTCTCGGCCTCCCTGCATGTACGGGACGCTGATACCATTATTGTCGATGGTACCCCTGTTCGTCTAAACGGTGTTGATGCGCCTGAGCTGAAGACCTCAGCGGGCAAGGACGCCAAGCGATGGGTGGTCAACTATCTCCGCGGTAAGTCAATCACCTGCAAGCTGAACGGAGAGCGCACCTATGACCGGTGGGTCGGGATATGCTTCGCGGATGGAGAAGACATTGGCGCTGCGGTAATCGCGGCTGGCCATGCTCTAGACTGCCGGCGGTATTCAGGCGGCAGATACCGCAACCTGGAGACTCCTTCGGCCCGATCGCGGATTAAAAGAGCCCCTTACTGCGACTGA
- a CDS encoding Hint domain-containing protein: MADNDSGTPATESNQTLTGTGADDQLSGGLGDDVITGGAGDDVLRGDGPIAGSWHYETFDRNFTSANGQAFDFGGDASERTGSGYVTDFDESSLTNAIRGTTGNPGDFGVIYTSTLNITDSGVYTFATNSDDGSTIQIFDSAGTPVTFTQGGTTADYMNNDFHQPATTRSGQVTLDSNETYTIQVRYWENQGADVLQVTVDPPGSTGAVNINDSGLVGVPPDPDYSTTGVPAGVEGDDFLSGGAGNDTLWGDGGDDTLNGGAGDDIIDGGRGADTIDGGFGLDTIDGGEEDDIIAGGEGNDVITGGVGDDIIFGDEFDPGAGNEYFYVGNAYIADENYTITGSGDFAGPTASEIQVTTDPVTIRFLDDDTSLGGDDGANEVRADPTFQRVEIDGVEYGANLDFSVTFEDPTGTVYRFAVLDVDFDGDGSNQDANEDGHILIQIDGPAIVPGTVLDTRSGFQNISATDYDALRAATAFNDTIDGGDGNDTIEGGRGNDAITVGRGDIATGGADADTFTLDFGQTSTDGSMVVTIDGSTTEIDGVDNDSLDLTGFGTFTLTQTTDTDGNSTSGTAVYADGTTVNFTEIENLIVCFAKGTQIKTSDGIRDIESLQVGDKLVTKDNGLQSIRWIGKRTLSEDKLDAHPKLKPIRIKAGALGEGMPSRDLIVSPQHRIVVRSKIAIRMFDTQEILVPAKHLIGLQDVSIAAEMREVTYYHLLCDNHEIIEADGAFAETLYTGTEAMKAMSPEALEEIMLILGDQFSTRRPLARFTPKGRQAKKLIERHIKNDRAVYC; encoded by the coding sequence ATGGCAGATAACGACAGTGGCACTCCAGCTACCGAAAGCAATCAGACACTCACAGGAACCGGAGCGGACGACCAGCTATCTGGCGGGCTTGGTGATGATGTCATCACGGGTGGCGCGGGTGACGATGTTCTGCGTGGTGACGGTCCAATTGCAGGTTCTTGGCACTATGAAACCTTTGATCGCAATTTTACCTCTGCGAATGGGCAAGCTTTTGACTTTGGAGGTGATGCAAGCGAGCGCACAGGGTCCGGTTATGTCACTGACTTTGATGAATCCAGCCTAACAAACGCTATTCGCGGAACGACAGGAAACCCAGGCGATTTCGGTGTTATCTACACCAGCACGCTGAATATTACCGATAGTGGCGTCTATACGTTCGCGACCAATTCTGACGACGGTTCGACAATCCAGATATTCGACAGCGCAGGTACTCCCGTCACGTTCACGCAGGGTGGGACAACTGCGGACTACATGAACAACGACTTTCACCAGCCAGCTACGACAAGATCTGGTCAAGTCACGCTCGACAGTAATGAAACTTATACGATCCAGGTTCGGTATTGGGAAAATCAGGGTGCAGACGTTCTTCAGGTTACAGTCGATCCGCCTGGGTCGACGGGGGCGGTCAATATAAATGACAGTGGCCTGGTGGGGGTGCCCCCGGACCCTGATTATTCGACAACGGGCGTACCAGCTGGCGTTGAGGGAGACGACTTTCTCAGCGGAGGTGCGGGAAATGACACCCTTTGGGGCGATGGAGGCGACGACACGCTCAACGGTGGTGCGGGTGACGACATCATTGATGGCGGCAGGGGGGCAGACACGATCGATGGTGGATTTGGGCTCGATACCATCGACGGGGGCGAGGAAGACGACATCATTGCAGGTGGTGAAGGCAATGATGTGATCACTGGTGGTGTTGGTGATGACATCATATTTGGAGACGAGTTCGACCCCGGTGCGGGGAATGAATATTTTTATGTGGGCAATGCCTACATTGCCGACGAAAACTATACCATCACCGGGTCAGGCGATTTTGCGGGCCCCACAGCGAGTGAAATTCAAGTCACAACTGATCCCGTCACAATACGGTTTCTGGATGATGACACATCCTTGGGTGGTGATGACGGGGCAAATGAAGTCAGGGCAGACCCGACATTTCAGAGGGTTGAGATTGATGGGGTCGAATATGGGGCGAATCTGGATTTCAGCGTTACGTTTGAAGATCCCACGGGCACTGTCTACCGGTTTGCAGTGCTCGATGTCGACTTTGATGGGGACGGCTCCAACCAAGATGCCAATGAAGACGGCCATATCCTCATACAGATCGATGGCCCGGCCATCGTGCCCGGAACTGTTCTTGATACTCGTAGTGGGTTTCAGAACATTTCCGCAACCGACTACGACGCTCTGAGAGCAGCGACTGCATTTAACGACACCATTGATGGCGGAGATGGTAATGACACAATCGAAGGTGGGCGTGGCAATGATGCCATCACAGTAGGTCGTGGTGATATAGCTACCGGTGGTGCGGACGCTGATACTTTTACGTTGGATTTTGGTCAAACCAGCACTGACGGATCAATGGTCGTTACCATTGACGGCTCAACTACCGAGATCGACGGAGTTGACAATGATAGCTTGGACCTGACTGGTTTTGGTACGTTCACTCTCACACAGACCACCGACACAGACGGTAATTCAACAAGCGGTACAGCAGTTTATGCAGATGGAACGACTGTCAACTTCACCGAAATTGAAAATCTGATTGTGTGTTTCGCAAAAGGAACACAGATCAAGACAAGTGATGGTATTCGCGACATTGAGAGCCTGCAAGTTGGCGACAAGCTCGTAACCAAAGACAATGGCCTGCAGTCTATTCGGTGGATCGGCAAGCGGACGCTGAGTGAAGACAAACTAGACGCCCACCCAAAGCTCAAACCCATCCGCATCAAAGCGGGCGCATTGGGCGAAGGGATGCCTTCACGTGATCTGATTGTTTCTCCACAACACAGGATCGTTGTTCGGTCCAAGATCGCAATCCGAATGTTTGACACGCAAGAAATACTTGTGCCTGCAAAGCACCTGATTGGCCTACAGGATGTGTCGATTGCTGCCGAAATGCGCGAAGTGACTTATTATCATTTGTTGTGCGACAATCATGAGATCATCGAGGCAGATGGCGCATTCGCTGAGACATTATACACGGGTACAGAGGCGATGAAAGCGATGTCGCCAGAGGCACTAGAAGAGATTATGCTGATCTTGGGAGATCAGTTCTCGACGCGCCGACCATTGGCCAGGTTCACGCCAAAGGGTCGGCAGGCCAAGAAATTGATAGAACGTCATATCAAGAATGATCGAGCGGTGTATTGTTAA